The following proteins are co-located in the Castor canadensis chromosome 5, mCasCan1.hap1v2, whole genome shotgun sequence genome:
- the Plagl2 gene encoding zinc finger protein PLAGL2 isoform X1, giving the protein MTTFFTSVPPWIQDAKQEEEVGWKLVPRPRAREAESQVKCQCEISGTPFSNGEKLRPHSLPHLDQRPYSCPQLHCGKAFASKYKLYRHMATHSAQKPHQCMYCDKMFHRKDHLRNHLQTHDPNKEALHCSECGKNYNTKLGYRRHLAMHAASSGDLSCKVCLQTFENTQALLEHLKAHSRRVTGGAKEKKHPCDHCDRRFYTRKDVRRHLVVHTGRKDFLCQYCAQRFGRKDHLTRHVKKSHSQELLKIKTEPVDMLGLLSCSSTVSVKEELSPVLCMASRDVMGAKAFPSMLPMGMYGAHIPTMPSTGVPHSLVHNTLPMGMSYPLESSPISSPAQLPPKYQLGSTSYLPDKLPKVEVDSFLAELPGSLSLSSAEPQPASPQPAAAAALLDEALLAKSPANLSEALCAANVDFSHLLGFLPLNLPPCNPPGATGGLVMGYSQAEAQPLLTTLQAQPQDSPGAGGPLNFGPLHSLPPVFTSGLSTTTLPRFHQAFQ; this is encoded by the exons ATGACCACATTTTTCACTAGCGTCCCTCCCTGGATTCAAGATGCAaagcaggaggaggaagtgggCTGGAAACTAGTTCCCAGGCCTCGGGCCCGGGAGGCAGAGAGTCAAGTAAAGTGCCAATGTGAAATCTCGGGGACACCCTTCTCAAATGGGGAGAAGCTGAGACCTCACAGCCTCCCCCATCTGGATCAGAGACCATATAGCTGCCCTCAGCTACACTGTGGCAAGGCTTTTGCCTCCAAGTACAAGCTGTATAG GCACATGGCCACTCACTCAGCCCAGAAACCCCACCAGTGCATGTACTGTGATAAGATGTTTCACCGCAAGGACCATCTACGGAACCACTTGCAGACCCATGACCCCAACAAAGAAGCGCTCCACTGCTCTGAGTGCGGTAAGAATTACAATACAAAGCTGGGTTACCGTCGCCACCTGGCCATGCATGCTGCCAGCAGCGGTGACCTCAGCTGCAAGGTATGTTTGCAGACCTTTGAGAATACCCAGGCCCTGCTGGAGCACCTGAAGGCCCACTCACGCCGCGTAACAGGTGGTGCCAAGGAGAAGAAGCACCCCTGTGACCACTGTGACCGGAGGTTTTATACTCGTAAGGATGTGCGGCGGCACCTAGTGGTGCACACAGGCCGTAAGGACTTCCTTTGCCAGTACTGTGCACAGAGGTTCGGCCGCAAGGACCACCTGACACGTCATGTTAAGAAGAGCCACTCACAGGAGCTGCTCAAGATCAAGACAGAGCCAGTGGACATGTTAGGCTTACTCAGCTGCAGCTCCACAGTCAGCGTGAAGGAAGAGCTGAGCCCTGTGCTGTGCATGGCCTCTCGGGACGTGATGGGGGCCAAGGCCTTCCCTAGCATGTTGCCCATGGGCATGTATGGTGCCCACATCCCTACCATGCCCAGCACGGGTGTGCCACACTCCCTGGTGCACAACACGCTGCCCATGGGTATGAGCTACCCTCTGGAATCATCACCTATCTCTTCCCCAGCTCAGCTCCCTCCAAAATACCAGCTTGGATCTACCTCATACTTGCCCGACAAATTGCCCAAAGTGGAGGTGGATAGTTTTCTGGCGGAGCTTCCTGGAAGCCTGTCTCTCTCATCCGCCGAACCCCAGCCCGCCTCACCTCAGCCGGCGGCAGCTGCGGCCCTCCTAGATGAAGCACTGCTCGCCAAGAGCCCCGCCAACCTTTCTGAGGCCCTCTGCGCTGCTAATGTGGACTTCTCCCACTTACTGGGCTTTCTTCCACTCAATCTGCCCCCGTGTAACCCACCTGGGGCCACAGGAGGCCTGGTTATGGGCTACTCCCAGGCTGAGGCACAGCCCCTGCTCACCACTTTGCAAGCTCAACCTCAAGATTCTCCAGGAGCTGGGGGACCCCTGAACTTTGGGCCTCTGCACTCCTtgcctcctgtcttcacctctgGCCTGAGTACCACCACCCTGCCTCGTTTCCACCAAGCATTCCAGTAG
- the Plagl2 gene encoding zinc finger protein PLAGL2 isoform X2, with protein MATHSAQKPHQCMYCDKMFHRKDHLRNHLQTHDPNKEALHCSECGKNYNTKLGYRRHLAMHAASSGDLSCKVCLQTFENTQALLEHLKAHSRRVTGGAKEKKHPCDHCDRRFYTRKDVRRHLVVHTGRKDFLCQYCAQRFGRKDHLTRHVKKSHSQELLKIKTEPVDMLGLLSCSSTVSVKEELSPVLCMASRDVMGAKAFPSMLPMGMYGAHIPTMPSTGVPHSLVHNTLPMGMSYPLESSPISSPAQLPPKYQLGSTSYLPDKLPKVEVDSFLAELPGSLSLSSAEPQPASPQPAAAAALLDEALLAKSPANLSEALCAANVDFSHLLGFLPLNLPPCNPPGATGGLVMGYSQAEAQPLLTTLQAQPQDSPGAGGPLNFGPLHSLPPVFTSGLSTTTLPRFHQAFQ; from the coding sequence ATGGCCACTCACTCAGCCCAGAAACCCCACCAGTGCATGTACTGTGATAAGATGTTTCACCGCAAGGACCATCTACGGAACCACTTGCAGACCCATGACCCCAACAAAGAAGCGCTCCACTGCTCTGAGTGCGGTAAGAATTACAATACAAAGCTGGGTTACCGTCGCCACCTGGCCATGCATGCTGCCAGCAGCGGTGACCTCAGCTGCAAGGTATGTTTGCAGACCTTTGAGAATACCCAGGCCCTGCTGGAGCACCTGAAGGCCCACTCACGCCGCGTAACAGGTGGTGCCAAGGAGAAGAAGCACCCCTGTGACCACTGTGACCGGAGGTTTTATACTCGTAAGGATGTGCGGCGGCACCTAGTGGTGCACACAGGCCGTAAGGACTTCCTTTGCCAGTACTGTGCACAGAGGTTCGGCCGCAAGGACCACCTGACACGTCATGTTAAGAAGAGCCACTCACAGGAGCTGCTCAAGATCAAGACAGAGCCAGTGGACATGTTAGGCTTACTCAGCTGCAGCTCCACAGTCAGCGTGAAGGAAGAGCTGAGCCCTGTGCTGTGCATGGCCTCTCGGGACGTGATGGGGGCCAAGGCCTTCCCTAGCATGTTGCCCATGGGCATGTATGGTGCCCACATCCCTACCATGCCCAGCACGGGTGTGCCACACTCCCTGGTGCACAACACGCTGCCCATGGGTATGAGCTACCCTCTGGAATCATCACCTATCTCTTCCCCAGCTCAGCTCCCTCCAAAATACCAGCTTGGATCTACCTCATACTTGCCCGACAAATTGCCCAAAGTGGAGGTGGATAGTTTTCTGGCGGAGCTTCCTGGAAGCCTGTCTCTCTCATCCGCCGAACCCCAGCCCGCCTCACCTCAGCCGGCGGCAGCTGCGGCCCTCCTAGATGAAGCACTGCTCGCCAAGAGCCCCGCCAACCTTTCTGAGGCCCTCTGCGCTGCTAATGTGGACTTCTCCCACTTACTGGGCTTTCTTCCACTCAATCTGCCCCCGTGTAACCCACCTGGGGCCACAGGAGGCCTGGTTATGGGCTACTCCCAGGCTGAGGCACAGCCCCTGCTCACCACTTTGCAAGCTCAACCTCAAGATTCTCCAGGAGCTGGGGGACCCCTGAACTTTGGGCCTCTGCACTCCTtgcctcctgtcttcacctctgGCCTGAGTACCACCACCCTGCCTCGTTTCCACCAAGCATTCCAGTAG